The DNA segment GGCTCCCGAGCAAGCCGAAGCGGCCCTCAAGGTACTGCGCGCCGCTGGCGAACAACCCTGGGTCATCGGTGAAATCGCCGCTGCCGCCGAAGGCGCCCAGCGCGTTGTGCTGAACAACCTGAAAAGCCACTGATGGTCGCACGCTGTGATGTGGTGGTGCTGATCTCCGGCTCCGGCAGTAACCTGCAGGCGCTGATCGACAGCGTCACCGGTGACGATCATCCGGCCCGCATCCGCGCGGTGATTTCCAACCGCGCCGATGCCTTCGGCCTGGAGCGCGCGAAGCAAGCCGGTATCGATACCCAGGTACTCGACCACAAGGCCTACGCCGACCGCGAAGCGTTCGATGCCGCCCTGATCGAAACCATCGATGCCTATTCACCACGACTGGTCGTGCTGGCCGGCTTCATGCGCATCCTCACCCCTGGTTTCGTACGCCATTACCAGGGGCGCCTGCTGAACATTCATCCCTCGCTGTTGCCCAAGCACAAGGGTTTGCATACCCACCAGCGCGCACTGGAAGCCGGCGATTCGGAACACGGCTGCAGCGTGCATTTCGTCACCGAGGAACTCGATGGCGGCCCTCTGGTAGTGCAGGCCCTGATCCCGGTAGAGTCGGATGACTCGCCGGAAAGCCTGGCCCAGCGGGTTCACGTGCAGGAACACCGCATCTATCCGCTGGCCATGCGCTGGTTTGCCGAAGGTAGACTGCGCCTGGGCCCGAACGGCGCCGAACTGGATGGACAAGCGTTGCCCTCGTGCGGGCAACAACTGCGTAACTAGGAGATTCGCCAATGCGTCGTGCCTTGCTGTTGCTCCTCGCCTTCTTCACCCTGCCCACCGTGGCGGCCGAGCTGAAACCCTTCGAAGCCAGCTATACCGCCGACTGGAAACAGCTGCCCATCAGCGGCACGGCCGGTCGCAGCCTGAAGCAGCTCGACAATGGCCGCTGGGAACTGGACTTCGAAGCCGCCATGCTGGTCGCCAGCCTGAGCGAAGTGAGCACCTTCCGCGTCGAAAGCAACGCCTTCCTGCCCCTGACCTACCGCTTCAGCCGCAGCGGCCTGGGTAAGAGCAAGCAGGTGGAATTCGACTTCGACTGGGCCCAGAAACAAATCATCGGTACCGACCGCGGCAACCAGGTGCGCCTGCCCCTGAACCGTGGCCTGCAAGACAAATCCACCTATCAGCTGGTGCTCCAGCATGACGTCGCCGACGGCAAGAAGAGCATGAGCTACCAGGTGATCGACGGCGACGAGATCGAAACCTACGACTTCCGCGTACTGGGCGAGGAGCGCGTGCGGACCAAGGCCGGCCTGGTGGATGCCATCAAGGTCGAGCGCGTGCGCGATCCGACCCAGAGCAGCCGCAAGACCGTGCTCTGGTTCGCCAAGGACTGGGATTACCTGCTGGTCCGCCTGCACCAGGTGGAAAAGGACGGCAAGGAATACCAGATCATGCTCAAGGAGGGCACGGTGAACGGCAAGGCGGTCCAGGGCCTGCCGGAGTAACACCGGCCTCACACGGAAAACCGGGCCCAGTGCCCGGTTTTTTGTGCCCGCTGAAAAGCTCGCCGTACCTTGGTCGGGCCCCGGATGGACGAAACGGGCTGATACTTGAAGGACAGTCAGGGCGCGCTGCCAGCGCCTATGCTGTTCACCCGGCACGCCGCAGAGGAAAACGCCATGACCGAGGAATACCTGCCGCTCTCCTGCGACCTTTACGACTATATCGAGATCGCTTGCCTGCACCGTTACCAGCTGCATATCGAACTGGCCGGCGGCGCCCGCCTGGACGCTCGCGCCATGACCACCCTGACGACACCGGACAAGGAGGAGTTCCTGATCGTGCAGAACGAGGGCGGCCAGGAGCGCCTGCGGCTGGACCAGATCACGGCGATCACGCCGCTGACCGAAGGGGCGAGTTTCGGACGGGTGTTGCTGGGGAATCAGATCTGCTGAGCCCCCCGGATTGCATCCGGGCTACAAGCTGAAGCTCCTTGTGGGAGCGAATTCATTCGCGACTGAAGTTGCTCCCACCACCTACGCCACCCGGCAGCCGGCAGCCGGCCAGACGAACCTCCAAAAGAAAACCGGGCCAGGGCCCGGTTTCTTCATCGCATCACCACATCAGGTCGTCCGGTACCTTGTAGGCGGCGTACGGATCATCCGCATCCGGCTCTTCGGTCTGGGTATTGAGCAGCACCACCCGGCGCGGATCACGCTCCTGGATGCGCAGGGCCGCATCACGCGGAATCACCTCATAACCACCGCCGTGGCGGACGACGGCCAGGGAACCACGGCTCAGCTTGTCACGCATCAGTGCGTTGACGGCGATGCGCTTGACCTTCTTCTCGTCGACGAAGTTGTAGTAGTCGTCGGAGGTCAGCTTGGGCAGGCGGGAGCTTTCGATCAGTTGCTTGATCTGCGCAGCCTTGGCCTTCTGCTCGGCCTTTTCCTGCTGCTGGCGGTTCAGTTCCTGATCGCGGGCGGTCTTGTCGGCGTTGGCCTGAAGGGCCGCCTGGCGCAAAGAGTCGTCCTTTTCGACCTGGTTCTTCTTCTCCAGGCGTGTTTGCTTCTGCTGTTGCTTGGCGGCCTGCTTGGCCTGCTTTTCGTTCACCAGCCCGGCTTTCAGCAGCTGGTCGCGGAGGGAAAGGCTCATAAAGAAATTCAATCTCTCGAGTTGTCAGGCTGTTGAAAAACTACCTGCTAGCAGCCAAGGCTGAGTTTTTCTTGCTTCTTGGCTTCGCCCCACAGGGCATCCAATTCTTCCAGGGTGCAATCTTCAATGGGACGCCCCGCTTTGCGCAATGCCTCTTCGATGAATCGGAAGCGGCGCTCGAACTTACCATTGGCGCTGCGCAGGGCAGTTTCCGGATCGACTTTGAGGTGACGCGCCAGGTTGACCACCACAAACAGCAGGTCGCCCACCTCGTCGGCGATGGCCTGCGGGTCGTTCTCGCTCATGGCCTCCAGCACTTCGTCCAGCTCTTCGCGGAGCTTGTCGATCACCGGCAGGGCCTCGGGCCAGTCGAACCCCACCTGGGCGGCACGCTTCTGCAGCTTGGCGGCGCGGCTCAGGGCGGGAAGCGCGGCGGGCACGTCGTCCAGCAGGGAGAGCTGCTCGGGCGCGGCAGCTTTCTCGGCGCGCTCCTCGGCCTTGATCTCTTCCCAACGCTGCTTGATCGCGGCCTCCTCCAGCCGCGCCATGTCCGGCGCGCCGTAGAGGTCACCGTCGGGGAATACGTGAGGATGGCGACGCACCAACTTGCGGGTAATCGCGTCCACCACACCGGCGAACTCGAACCGCCCCTCCTCCTTCGCCAGCTGGCTGTAGTAGACCACCTGGAACAGCAAATCGCCGAGCTCGCCCGGCAGATGATCGAAGTCGCCACGCTCGATGGCATCGGCCACTTCGTAGGCTTCCTCAATGGTGTGCGGGACGATGCTTGCGTAGTCCTGCTTCAGGTCCCAAGGGCAGCCATATTGCGGATCGCGCAGCCGGGCCATCAAGTGCAGCAGGTCGTTGAGTAGATACATGACGGAATCCTGTGGGGATCTTCCGTAGGTTGGTGCAGAGCGGAGCGAAGCCCAACATGGGCGTTGGGCCTCGCAAGCTCGGACCAACCTACATCAGGCAGCCCGATTGCGACGGGCTTCGATGATGTTCGGCAACTGCGAGATACGCGCCAACAGCCGGCCCAACGCATCCAAACCGGGAATTTCGATGGTCAGCAGCATTGCGGCGGTGTTGTCTTCCTTGTTCGAGCGGGTGTTCACCGCCAGCACGTTGATGCGCTCGTTGAGCAGCACCTGGGAAACGTCACGCAGCAGGCCGGAACGGTCGTAGGCACGGATGATGATGTCCACCGGGTAGGTCTGCACCGGCACCGGGCCCCAGCTCACCTGGATCATCCGTTCGGGTTCGCGACCCGCCAGTTGCAGGACCGACGGGCAGTCCTGGCGGTGAATGCTGACACCACGACCGAGGGTGATGTAGCCCACGATCGGATCGCCCGGCAGCGGCTGGCAGCAGCCCGCCATCTGGGTCAGCAGGTTGCCCACGCCCTGGATCTGCACGTCGCCGCGCTTGCCCGGCTTGTGGTGGTGGTATTTGCGCGGAATCAGCTCCAACTGCTCGCTGTGGCCACGCTCCGGCTCCACCAGGGCCTGAGCGGCATTGACCACATGAGCCAGGCGGAGGTCGCCCGCGCCGAGGGCGGCGTGCATGTCTTCGGCCGTGCGCAGGTTGCACTTCTCGGCCAGCTTCTCGAAATCCACTGGCGGCAGTGCCAGACGCGACAGCTCGCGCTCGAGCATGGCCTTGCCCGCGGCGACGTTCTGGTCGCGAGCCTGCAGCTTGAACCAATGAACGATCTTCGCCCGCGCCCGGGACGTGGTGATGTAGCCCAGGTTCGGGTTGAGCCAGTCGCGACTGGGTGCACCGTGCTTGCCGGTGATGATTTCAACCTGTTCGCCGGTCTGCAGGCTGTAGTTCAGCGGCACGATACGGCCGTTGACCTTGGCGCCGCGGCAGTTATGGCCGATCTCGGTGTGCACCCGGTAAGCGAAGTCCAGCGGCGTAGCGCCCTTGGGCAGGTCGATGGCGTGGCCATCCGGGGTGAAGACGTAGACGCGGTCGGGCTCGATATCCACCCGCAGTTGTTCGGCCAGGCCGCCGATGTCGCCCAGCTCCTCGTGCCACTCGAGCACCTGGCGCAGCCAGGCGATCTTCTCTTCATAGTGGTCGGAGCTCGATTTGACGTCGGTGCCCTTGTAGCGCCAGTGGGCGCAGACACCCAGCTCGGCCTCTTCGTGCATGGCATGGGTGCGGATCTGCACCTCCAGCACCTTGCCGTCCGGGCCGATCACCGCGGTGTGCAAGGAGCGGTAGCCATTTTCCTTCGGGTTGGCGATGTAGTCGTCAAACTCCTTGGGAATATGTCGCCAGAGGGTGTGGACGATACCGAGCGCGGTATAGCAATCGCGCAATTCAGGCACCAGCACGCGCACCGCACGCACGTCGTAGATCTGGCTGAACTGCAGACCCTTGCGCTGCATCTTCCGCCAGATGGAGTAGATGTGCTTGGCGCGGCCGCTGATATCGGCCTTGATGCCGGTGGCGGCCAGTTCCTCGCGCAGCTGCTTCATCACGTCGGCGATGTACTGCTCACGGTCCAGGCGGCGTTCGTGGAGCAGCTTGGCGATCTGCTTGTACTGCTCCGGCTCCAGGTAGCGGAAGGACAGGTCCTCCAGCTCCCACTTGATGTGGCCGATACCCAGGCGGTGGGCGAGCGGCGCGTAGATGTCGAACACCTCGCGGGCAACGCGGTGGCGTTTCTCCTCGTCGGTGTTCTTCACTTCACGGATGGCACAAGTACGCTCGGCCAGCTTGATCAGGGCCACGCGCACGTCGTCGACCATGGCCACCAGCATCTTGCGCAGGTTTTCCACCTGCGCCTGGGTACCGAGCACCATGGATTGCCGGGGGTTGAGACTGGCGCTGATGGCCGCCATGCGCAGCACGCCTTCGATCAGCCTGGCCACCACCGCACCAAAGCGCTGTTGCACGGCCTGTAGCTGGATCTTGCCTTCACGCACGCCACGGTAGATCACGGCGGCCACCAGGGACTCCTGGTCCAGCTTCAGGTCAGCGAGTATCTCGGCGATCTCGAGCCCCGTCTGGAAACTGGAGTTGCCCTCCGCCCAGCGATTCTGTGCGGCTATGGCCTGCTGTTCGGCGTCGCGGGCGAACTCGCACGCCTCCTTGAGCACCGCTCGGTCGAGCACCGGATCGAGGCTGATGACATGGTCCAGCCACGCCTCGAGGTTGATGCTGCCGTCCGTATTGACCGGCTGTTGCGCTCTCACCTGTACCATCTTGCCTACCTTCCCTACGACGTGAACCCCTCACGTCGAATTGTCGCCAGCCTCTGTCGTGCCGGTCGGATTACGCGGGCTTCCTAGCCCACCTCGAATAACGCCATGGCCTCGACATGGGCCGTTTGAGGAAACATGTCGAGAATCCCGGCCTTCTTCAGCTGGTATCCCTGCTTGACCAGTTCGGCGCTGTCACGCGCCAGGGTCGCTGGGTTGCAGGATACATAGACCACTCTTCGCGCACCGGTTGCAGCCATCTGCCGAACGGCTTCGAACGCACCGTCGCGCGGCGGATCGAGCAGTACGGCATCGAAACCCTGTCGTGCCCAGGCAGCATCGGCCAGGGGGTTCGACAGGTTGGCCTGGAAGAAGTGCACATTCTCCAGGCCATTGGCGGTGGCGTTGCCACGCGCCCGTTCAACCATGGCCTCGACCCCCTCCACCGCCACCACTTCACGCACCTGGCGCGCCAGTGGCAGAGCAAAGTTGCCGAGCCCACAAAACAGATCCAGCACCCGTTCGCCCGGCTGCGGGTTCAACCAGTCTAGCGCCTGCGCCACCATCGCTTCATTGACCGCCTCGTTCACCTGAACGAAATCGCCGGGGCGATATTCAAGCTCCAGGTTCCAGCGCTCCAGGCGATAGCCCAGGCGTGCATCGGGCTGGTCCGGGCAGGGCTCACCCTCGCCATGCAGCCAGAGCTGCGCCTGGTGGGCCGCGCAGAATTCACGCAGGCGTTGCAGGTCGGCCTCGCTCAAGGGCTGGGTGTGACGCAGCAGCAGCGCCGAAGCGGTGCCGTGGAACAGCTCGACATGCCCCACCGCTTGTGGCTTTTCGAGGCCACGCAGCAGTTCGGGCAACGCACGCATCAGCGGTTGCAAGGGCTGTACCAGTACCTGGCAATCCTTGATCCCGACGATCGCCTGGCTGGACGCCGCACGGAATCCGACTTCCAGCTCGCGGACCTTGGCGTCCCAGCGCACGGCGATGCGCGCACGGCGCCGATAGCCGAATTCGGTCCCCACAAGTGGGGCCGCCAGCGTCTGCGGAGCCAGGTCGGCAAAACGTGCAAGTTGCTCCACCAGGGTGCGCTGCTTGAGGGCGAGTTGGTCGCCATGGGGCAGGTGTTGCAGCGTGCAGCCGCCGCAGTGGCCGGCATGGGGGCAGGGTGGAACCAGGCGCAACGGACTGGCGCTCAGCACTCGCTCAGTGCGGGCCTCCACCACCTGGCTACGAGCGGCGAGCACACGGGCTTCCACTTCCTCGTCCGGCAGGGCGCCGGCGACGAACCAAGTGCGTCCATCGACGAAGGCGATACCGCGCCCGTCGTGAGCCAGCCGCTCGATGGTGAGGCGCTGCTTCTTGCCCACAGGGACTTGCGGGGTCCGCGCTCCGCCGCTGGGCTGGAAACGCAGGCCTGTGTTACGCCGGGACATTGGGGTCTTCGTAAATACCAGTTGAAAGGTAGCGATCGCCCCGGTCGCAGATGATCGCCACCATCACGGCGTTCTCCACTTCACGGGACAGGCGCAGCATGGCCGCCACGGCACCACCGGAAGATACGCCGCAGAAGATGCCTTCTTCACGGGCCAGGCGGCGCATGGTGTCTTCGGCTTCGCTCTGGGCCATGTCGACTACGCGGTCGACACGCTCGGCCTGGTAGATCTTCGGCAGGTATTCCTGCGGCCAGCGGCGGATGCCGGGAATGGCCGAGCCTTCCTGCGGCTGCAGGCCGACAATCTGGATAGCCGCGTTCTGCTCCTTGAGGTAGCGCGACACTCCCATGATGGTGCCGGTGGTGCCCATGGAGCTGATGAAGTGGGTGATGCTGCCCTGGGTCTGCTGCCAGATTTCCGGACCGGTGCCGACGTAGTGGGCTTCCGGGTTGTCGCCATTGGCGAACTGGTCCAGCACCTTGCCGCGACCACCGCGCTGCAGGCTTTCGGCCAGGTCGCGGGCCCCTTCCATGCCCTCTTCGCGACTCACCAGGATCAGCTCGGCACCGTAGGCGGTCATGGCGGCCTTACGTTCGGCGCTCATGTTGTCGGGCATGATCAGCATCATCTTGTAGCCCTTGATGGCCGCAGCCATGGCCAGGGCAATGCCGGTGTTGCCGGAGGTGGCTTCGATCAGGGTGTCACCGGGCTGGATATCACCGCGCAGTTCGGCGCGGGTGATCATCGACAGGGCCGGGCGATCCTTGACCGAACCGGCGGGGTTGTTGCCTTCGAGCTTGACCAGGAGGGTGTTGCTGGTTTCGCCAGCCAGGCGCTGCAAACGCACCAGCGGCGTATGGCCGATGCAATCGGCGATTGTGGGGTACTGCAGGGTCATGGCGGGTTTCGCAATCCAGACGCAGGGGGTGCATATGATAGCGGCAAACCGAGCAACGCCATATGGCGCAAGCGTTTCGGCTTATGGCGTGCGGCTATATATATGTGCCGAAATCACAGATACCCGGAGGCAGCGCCGGGCGGCTCATCCACACATAAGGCGCCGCCGACGGGCGGCCTGGACGGCAATGGGTAGCAGGCCTCCGGTTTTACAGCCTGAATGAAAATAAATACTATTCGCCTCCTTCTCACTTCGCCCCGGTGGCCCGCCATGCTCCTGCACATTCCCGGCATCTTCACGACGGATGAAGCAGCACGTATCCGCGAGGCCCTGGAACAGGCCGAATGGGT comes from the Pseudomonas sp. TCU-HL1 genome and includes:
- the purN gene encoding phosphoribosylglycinamide formyltransferase, producing MVARCDVVVLISGSGSNLQALIDSVTGDDHPARIRAVISNRADAFGLERAKQAGIDTQVLDHKAYADREAFDAALIETIDAYSPRLVVLAGFMRILTPGFVRHYQGRLLNIHPSLLPKHKGLHTHQRALEAGDSEHGCSVHFVTEELDGGPLVVQALIPVESDDSPESLAQRVHVQEHRIYPLAMRWFAEGRLRLGPNGAELDGQALPSCGQQLRN
- a CDS encoding DUF3108 domain-containing protein, producing the protein MRRALLLLLAFFTLPTVAAELKPFEASYTADWKQLPISGTAGRSLKQLDNGRWELDFEAAMLVASLSEVSTFRVESNAFLPLTYRFSRSGLGKSKQVEFDFDWAQKQIIGTDRGNQVRLPLNRGLQDKSTYQLVLQHDVADGKKSMSYQVIDGDEIETYDFRVLGEERVRTKAGLVDAIKVERVRDPTQSSRKTVLWFAKDWDYLLVRLHQVEKDGKEYQIMLKEGTVNGKAVQGLPE
- a CDS encoding Rho-binding antiterminator; the encoded protein is MTEEYLPLSCDLYDYIEIACLHRYQLHIELAGGARLDARAMTTLTTPDKEEFLIVQNEGGQERLRLDQITAITPLTEGASFGRVLLGNQIC
- a CDS encoding DUF2058 domain-containing protein yields the protein MSLSLRDQLLKAGLVNEKQAKQAAKQQQKQTRLEKKNQVEKDDSLRQAALQANADKTARDQELNRQQQEKAEQKAKAAQIKQLIESSRLPKLTSDDYYNFVDEKKVKRIAVNALMRDKLSRGSLAVVRHGGGYEVIPRDAALRIQERDPRRVVLLNTQTEEPDADDPYAAYKVPDDLMW
- the mazG gene encoding nucleoside triphosphate pyrophosphohydrolase, whose protein sequence is MYLLNDLLHLMARLRDPQYGCPWDLKQDYASIVPHTIEEAYEVADAIERGDFDHLPGELGDLLFQVVYYSQLAKEEGRFEFAGVVDAITRKLVRRHPHVFPDGDLYGAPDMARLEEAAIKQRWEEIKAEERAEKAAAPEQLSLLDDVPAALPALSRAAKLQKRAAQVGFDWPEALPVIDKLREELDEVLEAMSENDPQAIADEVGDLLFVVVNLARHLKVDPETALRSANGKFERRFRFIEEALRKAGRPIEDCTLEELDALWGEAKKQEKLSLGC
- the relA gene encoding GTP diphosphokinase; the encoded protein is MVQVRAQQPVNTDGSINLEAWLDHVISLDPVLDRAVLKEACEFARDAEQQAIAAQNRWAEGNSSFQTGLEIAEILADLKLDQESLVAAVIYRGVREGKIQLQAVQQRFGAVVARLIEGVLRMAAISASLNPRQSMVLGTQAQVENLRKMLVAMVDDVRVALIKLAERTCAIREVKNTDEEKRHRVAREVFDIYAPLAHRLGIGHIKWELEDLSFRYLEPEQYKQIAKLLHERRLDREQYIADVMKQLREELAATGIKADISGRAKHIYSIWRKMQRKGLQFSQIYDVRAVRVLVPELRDCYTALGIVHTLWRHIPKEFDDYIANPKENGYRSLHTAVIGPDGKVLEVQIRTHAMHEEAELGVCAHWRYKGTDVKSSSDHYEEKIAWLRQVLEWHEELGDIGGLAEQLRVDIEPDRVYVFTPDGHAIDLPKGATPLDFAYRVHTEIGHNCRGAKVNGRIVPLNYSLQTGEQVEIITGKHGAPSRDWLNPNLGYITTSRARAKIVHWFKLQARDQNVAAGKAMLERELSRLALPPVDFEKLAEKCNLRTAEDMHAALGAGDLRLAHVVNAAQALVEPERGHSEQLELIPRKYHHHKPGKRGDVQIQGVGNLLTQMAGCCQPLPGDPIVGYITLGRGVSIHRQDCPSVLQLAGREPERMIQVSWGPVPVQTYPVDIIIRAYDRSGLLRDVSQVLLNERINVLAVNTRSNKEDNTAAMLLTIEIPGLDALGRLLARISQLPNIIEARRNRAA
- the rlmD gene encoding 23S rRNA (uracil(1939)-C(5))-methyltransferase RlmD; this encodes MSRRNTGLRFQPSGGARTPQVPVGKKQRLTIERLAHDGRGIAFVDGRTWFVAGALPDEEVEARVLAARSQVVEARTERVLSASPLRLVPPCPHAGHCGGCTLQHLPHGDQLALKQRTLVEQLARFADLAPQTLAAPLVGTEFGYRRRARIAVRWDAKVRELEVGFRAASSQAIVGIKDCQVLVQPLQPLMRALPELLRGLEKPQAVGHVELFHGTASALLLRHTQPLSEADLQRLREFCAAHQAQLWLHGEGEPCPDQPDARLGYRLERWNLELEYRPGDFVQVNEAVNEAMVAQALDWLNPQPGERVLDLFCGLGNFALPLARQVREVVAVEGVEAMVERARGNATANGLENVHFFQANLSNPLADAAWARQGFDAVLLDPPRDGAFEAVRQMAATGARRVVYVSCNPATLARDSAELVKQGYQLKKAGILDMFPQTAHVEAMALFEVG
- the cysM gene encoding cysteine synthase CysM → MTLQYPTIADCIGHTPLVRLQRLAGETSNTLLVKLEGNNPAGSVKDRPALSMITRAELRGDIQPGDTLIEATSGNTGIALAMAAAIKGYKMMLIMPDNMSAERKAAMTAYGAELILVSREEGMEGARDLAESLQRGGRGKVLDQFANGDNPEAHYVGTGPEIWQQTQGSITHFISSMGTTGTIMGVSRYLKEQNAAIQIVGLQPQEGSAIPGIRRWPQEYLPKIYQAERVDRVVDMAQSEAEDTMRRLAREEGIFCGVSSGGAVAAMLRLSREVENAVMVAIICDRGDRYLSTGIYEDPNVPA